The Gymnodinialimonas sp. 57CJ19 genome includes a window with the following:
- a CDS encoding PLP-dependent aminotransferase family protein, whose amino-acid sequence MAIISEHHIFLPEDANVGLQTRLKDAITRAIWDRRFAPGDRLPATRALAQHLGISRITVSLAYESLLSTGYIVSLPRSGFFVASDAPTQMEVSPLGQADDAARLDWGARLGPVPPALGAQASPADWRRYRYPFIFGEPDVARFPVDDWRDCVRRGLGKRHFEQVADDASDRDDPFLVEQIVRRSVSGRGVAATVDEVLVTAGAQNALWLTVQVLFGGKGGDVAMEEPGYPELRNLLRQQGLTIHPVPVDRDGMQVDQIPDGVRAVFVTPSHQAPTGATMSMARRRALLERAEASDFIVIEDDYDYEMSYASPSLPALRSLDQQGRVVYVGSFSKSIFPGLRLGYLTADARFVDHARAVRTLSERHPPGLTQRTVAYFLSEGHYNSHSRRMRTRMARRNEVLRAALAENGLTPALSRATGGTTLWMLGPEGLDADALAVALREKSVLVEAGSAFYGCEGAPRNRLRLGFATIETARIADGVALIAETIAEMG is encoded by the coding sequence ATGGCCATCATTTCCGAGCACCATATCTTCCTGCCAGAAGATGCCAACGTGGGCCTTCAGACACGCCTGAAGGACGCGATTACCCGTGCCATCTGGGACCGACGCTTTGCGCCCGGCGACCGGTTGCCCGCCACGCGTGCCCTGGCGCAACACCTTGGAATCAGCCGCATAACCGTCAGCCTTGCCTATGAAAGCCTGCTGTCCACGGGCTATATCGTATCGCTGCCCCGGTCCGGTTTCTTTGTGGCCAGCGATGCGCCGACGCAGATGGAGGTCAGCCCCTTGGGACAGGCCGATGACGCGGCTCGGTTGGATTGGGGCGCCCGCCTTGGCCCGGTGCCGCCCGCCTTGGGGGCGCAGGCCTCTCCGGCGGATTGGCGCAGATATCGCTATCCCTTTATTTTCGGAGAGCCCGACGTGGCGCGGTTCCCGGTGGACGACTGGCGCGATTGCGTGCGGCGCGGGTTGGGGAAACGACATTTCGAGCAAGTGGCCGATGACGCCAGTGACCGCGACGATCCGTTTCTTGTAGAACAAATCGTACGCCGCTCGGTGTCCGGGCGTGGCGTGGCTGCGACGGTGGATGAAGTGCTGGTCACGGCGGGCGCACAGAATGCGCTGTGGCTGACGGTGCAGGTGCTGTTTGGCGGGAAAGGCGGCGATGTCGCGATGGAGGAGCCGGGCTATCCAGAGTTGCGCAACCTGCTGCGCCAACAGGGGCTGACCATCCACCCGGTGCCGGTGGATCGCGATGGGATGCAGGTGGATCAGATCCCCGACGGGGTCAGAGCGGTGTTTGTGACCCCGTCCCACCAGGCCCCCACCGGCGCGACCATGTCCATGGCCCGCCGCCGCGCCTTGTTGGAGCGGGCCGAGGCGAGCGATTTCATCGTGATAGAGGACGATTACGATTACGAAATGAGCTACGCCTCCCCGTCGCTTCCGGCTTTGCGCTCGTTGGATCAACAGGGGCGGGTCGTCTATGTGGGCAGTTTCTCCAAATCTATCTTTCCGGGCCTGCGGTTGGGGTATTTGACCGCGGACGCGCGGTTTGTGGACCACGCGCGGGCGGTGCGGACGTTATCAGAGCGCCATCCCCCGGGGCTGACCCAGCGCACGGTGGCCTATTTCCTGTCAGAGGGGCACTACAACAGCCATTCACGCCGGATGCGCACGCGGATGGCGCGGCGCAATGAGGTTTTGCGGGCGGCCTTGGCAGAGAACGGGTTAACGCCCGCGTTGAGCCGGGCCACAGGGGGCACGACGCTGTGGATGTTGGGGCCAGAGGGGCTGGATGCGGACGCCTTGGCCGTAGCCCTGCGCGAAAAGAGCGTGCTGGTCGAGGCGGGATCGGCGTTTTATGGGTGTGAGGGCGCACCGCGCAACAGGCTGCGGTTGGGGTTTGCCACCATAGAGACGGCACGGATCGCCGATGGGGTGGCATTGATTGCCGAGACCATCGCCGAGATGGGGTGA
- the ltaE gene encoding low-specificity L-threonine aldolase → MPQYTANTSPRGRVLADLRSDTVTQPCDQMRAAMAAAEVGDDVYGDDPSVNRMEASLAERLGKDAALFAPSGTQSNLLAMLAHCGRGEEVIAGGAYHVIRYEAAGASVLGGVALHALDVAADGALEADDITAAIKEDDSHHPISRLLSLENTHNGQAVSLPRMQAAVDAGRAAGLSLHLDGARFFNAITALGCAETALAGPFDTVSICLSKGLGAPIGSVLVGPKDLIARARRMRKMLGGGMRQAGVLAAAGLYALDNNVTRLAEDHARAEDLARHLSALELGDVSQNTNMVFLTPRPGLELSQLASHGIRTSAPEPALRLVLHRDITDAGFAATKAAFAAVA, encoded by the coding sequence ATGCCCCAATATACTGCCAATACCTCGCCCCGTGGTCGCGTCCTTGCGGACCTGCGATCAGACACCGTCACGCAGCCGTGCGACCAAATGCGCGCGGCCATGGCCGCGGCGGAGGTGGGCGACGATGTGTATGGCGACGATCCCAGCGTGAACCGCATGGAGGCCTCCCTGGCAGAGCGTTTGGGCAAGGACGCCGCCCTTTTTGCCCCCTCGGGCACGCAATCCAACCTGTTGGCGATGCTGGCCCATTGCGGGCGCGGAGAAGAGGTTATCGCGGGCGGTGCGTACCATGTGATCCGCTATGAGGCGGCGGGTGCCTCTGTCTTGGGCGGCGTGGCCTTGCACGCTTTGGATGTCGCCGCCGATGGCGCGTTGGAAGCCGACGATATTACCGCGGCGATCAAGGAAGACGACAGCCACCATCCCATCAGCCGCCTTTTATCGCTGGAGAACACTCACAACGGCCAAGCGGTATCCCTGCCCCGGATGCAGGCCGCCGTGGACGCGGGCCGCGCGGCGGGGTTGAGCCTGCATCTGGACGGCGCCCGGTTCTTCAACGCCATCACTGCCCTTGGATGCGCGGAAACGGCGCTTGCGGGGCCGTTTGATACCGTGTCGATCTGCCTGTCCAAGGGCCTCGGCGCGCCAATCGGGTCGGTTCTTGTGGGGCCGAAAGACCTGATCGCGCGGGCGCGGCGGATGCGCAAGATGTTGGGCGGCGGGATGCGGCAGGCGGGGGTTTTGGCCGCGGCCGGGCTTTACGCACTGGACAACAACGTCACCAGATTGGCCGAGGATCATGCCCGCGCAGAGGATCTTGCCAGGCACCTGTCCGCGCTGGAATTGGGCGACGTCTCGCAGAACACCAACATGGTTTTCCTGACGCCGCGCCCGGGGTTGGAGCTGAGCCAACTGGCCAGCCACGGCATCCGCACCTCTGCGCCGGAACCCGCGCTGCGTCTTGTTTTGCATCGCGATATTACCGACGCGGGATTTGCGGCCACGAAGGCGGCGTTTGCCGCTGTTGCATAG
- a CDS encoding aminotransferase class IV, which produces MNDTLTTHDALEDPRNADIKIYVNGDIVHRDDAKVSVYDSGFLLGDGMWEGLRLYEGVWSFLDEHMDRFFDSCKAVSLDVGMDRAGIFEALEATRKANDMHTDVHCRLMLTRGVKVKPFQHPSLSRSGPTLVIICEHSKPVDRLHDAGIRLATVPQVRGLPMSQDAKYNSHSKLNCVIACLQAEQAGADEGLMLDPHGFVNTTNACNFFIVRKGEVWTSTGDYCMNGVTRQKVIDLCHAEGITVREKNYSLYEAVSADEAFLTGTFGAQTPVAEIDGKPIGTMDRPVTARIQAAYKALIARHIAEQSA; this is translated from the coding sequence ATGAACGATACACTCACCACCCATGATGCGCTGGAAGACCCGCGCAATGCCGACATCAAGATCTACGTGAACGGCGACATCGTCCACCGCGACGATGCCAAGGTGTCGGTCTATGACAGCGGGTTTTTGTTGGGGGATGGCATGTGGGAAGGTCTGCGCCTTTACGAGGGCGTGTGGAGCTTTCTTGACGAACACATGGACCGCTTCTTCGACAGCTGCAAAGCGGTGTCGCTGGATGTGGGCATGGACCGCGCGGGCATCTTCGAGGCGCTGGAGGCGACGCGGAAGGCCAACGATATGCACACCGACGTGCATTGCCGCCTGATGCTGACGCGCGGGGTGAAGGTGAAGCCGTTCCAGCACCCGTCGCTGTCCCGCTCGGGTCCGACCCTGGTGATTATCTGCGAACACTCCAAACCCGTGGACCGCTTGCACGACGCGGGCATTCGCCTGGCCACGGTGCCACAGGTGCGTGGCCTGCCGATGAGCCAGGACGCCAAATACAACAGCCACTCCAAGCTGAATTGCGTGATTGCCTGCCTTCAGGCCGAGCAGGCGGGGGCGGACGAGGGGCTGATGCTGGACCCCCATGGTTTTGTGAACACCACCAACGCCTGCAACTTCTTCATCGTGCGCAAGGGCGAGGTTTGGACGTCGACCGGGGATTACTGCATGAACGGGGTGACGCGTCAGAAGGTGATTGACCTGTGCCACGCCGAAGGGATCACGGTGCGAGAGAAGAACTACTCGTTGTATGAGGCGGTGTCAGCGGACGAGGCGTTCCTGACCGGCACTTTCGGGGCGCAAACCCCCGTGGCCGAGATTGATGGCAAGCCGATCGGCACCATGGACCGCCCCGTCACCGCCCGCATTCAAGCCGCTTACAAGGCATTGATCGCAAGGCATATTGCAGAGCAGAGCGCCTAG
- a CDS encoding alpha-D-ribose 1-methylphosphonate 5-triphosphate diphosphatase — protein sequence MPQPVTLANARLILPQGEVRGQITFDGAHIVDVTEGATVPAGAVDCAGDIVSPGLVELHTDNLERHIRPRPGVHWPHAAALVAHDAELASCGITTVFDAIRAGSLKAQGDASWARYAREMATEMLAARARGALRISHHLHLRAEICSHSLIEELEEFGPEDRVGIVSLMDHTPGQRQFADLKQYEIYMRGKHGLSQGTFDEHVRTRTALGEEVREVHEAAAVAAAARLGATLASHDDTTPDHVARSGTHGVALAEFPTTRIAADACRDAGIAVMMGAPNLIRGASHSGNVSALELAEAGTLDILSSDYVPSALLFAAVRLGEVWGDLARAMATVTTAPARVSGLTDRGTLAVGQRADVVRFRTHEGVPVVQSVWSAGARVA from the coding sequence ATGCCCCAGCCCGTGACCCTTGCCAATGCCCGGTTGATCCTGCCCCAAGGCGAAGTGCGCGGCCAGATCACCTTCGACGGCGCGCATATCGTGGATGTGACCGAGGGCGCTACCGTGCCTGCGGGGGCCGTGGATTGCGCGGGCGATATCGTGTCGCCGGGGCTGGTCGAGCTGCACACCGACAATCTTGAACGCCACATTCGGCCCCGTCCGGGCGTCCATTGGCCCCATGCCGCCGCCCTCGTTGCCCATGATGCCGAGCTTGCATCCTGCGGCATCACCACGGTTTTTGACGCCATCCGCGCCGGGTCGCTCAAGGCGCAGGGCGATGCCAGTTGGGCACGCTATGCCCGCGAAATGGCGACAGAGATGCTGGCAGCCCGCGCACGCGGCGCGTTGAGGATCAGCCACCACCTGCACCTGCGGGCCGAGATCTGCTCTCATTCGTTAATCGAGGAATTGGAAGAGTTCGGCCCCGAGGATCGCGTGGGCATCGTGTCGTTGATGGACCACACGCCGGGACAAAGGCAGTTCGCGGACCTCAAGCAATACGAGATCTACATGCGCGGCAAACACGGGCTGTCCCAGGGGACCTTTGATGAACACGTCCGTACCCGCACCGCGTTAGGGGAAGAGGTGCGCGAGGTCCATGAAGCCGCCGCCGTTGCCGCCGCCGCGCGGCTTGGGGCCACCTTGGCGAGCCACGATGACACGACCCCGGATCACGTGGCGCGGTCCGGCACCCACGGCGTGGCCCTGGCCGAATTCCCCACCACGCGCATCGCGGCCGACGCTTGCCGGGACGCGGGGATTGCGGTGATGATGGGCGCCCCCAACTTGATCCGGGGCGCGTCCCATTCGGGCAATGTCTCGGCGTTGGAACTGGCCGAGGCGGGCACACTCGATATTCTGTCGTCGGACTACGTGCCGTCCGCTTTGTTATTTGCGGCCGTGCGTTTGGGCGAGGTCTGGGGCGATCTGGCCCGCGCCATGGCCACGGTCACAACCGCGCCTGCGCGGGTCTCGGGCCTGACGGATCGGGGCACGCTGGCCGTGGGACAACGCGCCGATGTGGTCCGCTTCCGCACCCATGAGGGCGTGCCGGTGGTCCAAAGCGTGTGGTCGGCGGGCGCGCGGGTGGCCTAG
- a CDS encoding DUF1045 domain-containing protein, whose translation MDRFKRYGLYVVPEGALFSKGSTWLGWDSVAGKPVVHSPVDDLPEDIATLTATPRKYGFHGTIKPPFVLAKGTDADGLNDAARAFCATRPPVVIPTLEVRRLGGFVALVPSEPSGALAELASAAVAGLDSFRAPPSDAELARRRKAGLTEAQEALLQRWGYPYVMEAFRFHMTLTGRTPHANAVQRVLAQHFAPELSAPFAINSLALMAEGDAGVFHLLHRHPLSG comes from the coding sequence ATGGATCGGTTCAAAAGATACGGTTTATATGTGGTGCCCGAGGGCGCGTTATTCTCAAAAGGCTCTACTTGGTTGGGGTGGGATAGTGTCGCGGGAAAACCTGTGGTGCATTCCCCGGTTGACGACTTGCCCGAGGATATTGCCACCCTCACCGCCACGCCCCGAAAATACGGGTTCCATGGCACGATAAAGCCGCCGTTCGTACTGGCAAAGGGCACGGATGCCGATGGGCTGAATGATGCCGCCCGCGCGTTTTGTGCGACCCGCCCGCCGGTGGTGATCCCCACGCTGGAGGTGCGGCGGCTTGGGGGATTTGTGGCGCTGGTGCCGTCGGAGCCCTCGGGTGCCTTGGCCGAATTGGCCAGCGCCGCCGTGGCAGGTTTGGACAGCTTCCGTGCGCCACCGTCGGACGCGGAACTGGCGCGGCGCCGGAAGGCGGGCCTGACCGAAGCGCAAGAGGCGCTGCTGCAGCGTTGGGGCTATCCTTACGTGATGGAGGCGTTCCGTTTCCACATGACCCTGACCGGGCGCACGCCCCACGCCAACGCGGTTCAACGCGTGCTGGCGCAACACTTTGCCCCGGAGCTGTCTGCGCCCTTCGCCATCAACTCCCTTGCTTTGATGGCCGAGGGCGACGCGGGGGTTTTCCACCTGCTTCATCGCCACCCCCTTTCGGGATAA
- the phnN gene encoding phosphonate metabolism protein/1,5-bisphosphokinase (PRPP-forming) PhnN translates to MSNVLDPHHVAPGRFIVVVGPSGSGKDSVMAGICAQVPALHRARRVITRAPEAGGEDYDAVTEAEFATRLAQGAFALHWQAHGLSYGIPAQVSDALAGGQDVLANLSRSVLAQACQQFARLVVLHITATPDVLSQRLTSRGREDRAGRDRRLSRIAPPMPPGLQVVEVDNSDTLEASVSAAISALYPERGWR, encoded by the coding sequence ATGTCTAATGTCCTTGATCCCCATCACGTGGCACCGGGACGGTTTATTGTCGTTGTGGGCCCATCGGGAAGTGGCAAAGACAGTGTGATGGCGGGGATCTGCGCCCAGGTTCCGGCGCTGCACCGGGCGCGTCGGGTTATCACACGCGCCCCGGAGGCGGGGGGCGAAGATTATGACGCCGTGACAGAGGCCGAATTCGCCACCCGCCTCGCCCAAGGGGCATTCGCGCTGCATTGGCAGGCCCATGGCCTGTCCTATGGTATCCCGGCACAGGTTTCGGACGCGTTGGCAGGGGGGCAAGATGTCCTGGCGAACCTGTCGCGCAGCGTCTTGGCGCAAGCCTGCCAGCAGTTCGCGCGGCTTGTCGTCCTGCACATCACCGCCACGCCCGATGTTTTGTCGCAGCGCCTCACCTCTCGGGGGCGGGAAGATCGCGCCGGGCGCGACCGCCGATTATCGCGCATTGCGCCGCCCATGCCCCCCGGCTTGCAGGTGGTAGAGGTCGATAACTCCGACACGCTGGAAGCAAGCGTTTCTGCCGCGATATCAGCGCTTTATCCCGAAAGGGGGTGGCGATGA
- the phnF gene encoding phosphonate metabolism transcriptional regulator PhnF, which translates to MGRIPIWTAIHDTLVEEIAAGHFPPGARLPTEAQLADRFGVNRHTVRRALAALADRDIVFSRRGAGVFVRHTPTPYPIGRRVRFHQNLLDANRVPDRRVLHLETRTATLDEVEALDLGGTPLIHISEGIIRSDDVTVGAFRSVFPAARFPDFLEIMRETRSVTKTFAAHGVTDYTRARTEVTAQVATKSRADLLEIRPRDPILRTISINVDHEGVPIEFGRAWFAADKVTLTVTDTEPRGF; encoded by the coding sequence ATGGGACGTATCCCGATCTGGACGGCGATCCACGACACCCTGGTCGAAGAGATTGCCGCCGGGCATTTCCCGCCCGGAGCACGCCTGCCGACCGAGGCGCAGCTGGCGGATCGCTTCGGTGTGAACCGCCACACCGTGCGCCGGGCCTTGGCCGCCCTTGCGGATCGCGACATTGTCTTTTCGCGGCGCGGTGCCGGGGTCTTTGTGCGCCATACCCCAACGCCCTACCCCATCGGGCGCCGTGTGCGGTTCCACCAAAATCTGTTGGACGCCAACCGCGTACCTGATCGGCGTGTCTTGCATCTGGAAACCCGCACCGCGACCCTGGACGAGGTCGAGGCGTTGGATCTTGGTGGTACGCCCCTGATCCATATCTCCGAGGGGATCATCCGGTCCGATGATGTCACCGTCGGCGCGTTCCGGTCGGTTTTTCCCGCCGCCCGGTTCCCGGACTTTCTGGAAATCATGCGAGAGACACGCTCGGTCACGAAAACCTTCGCGGCCCATGGCGTGACTGACTACACCCGCGCCCGAACCGAGGTCACGGCCCAGGTTGCCACGAAATCCCGCGCCGACCTGCTGGAAATACGCCCTCGGGATCCGATCTTGCGCACGATCAGCATCAACGTGGATCACGAGGGCGTGCCGATAGAATTCGGACGGGCGTGGTTTGCCGCAGACAAGGTCACGCTTACGGTGACGGACACTGAACCACGGGGCTTCTGA
- a CDS encoding efflux RND transporter periplasmic adaptor subunit has product MRKLLTLVVALAILTGAYSYSFGVPAPLLAMVTGTADGPAEAEETAPAARPGGGGGPGGRGGRGGRGGGANTTTVVTQALEMRPHESVISAVGTASALRSAEVVSDVAGTVVETNLIANREVTAGDVLVRLDARAEVLNLEVATAQLEQAIATVARYERLQATGTSTVTEVSLSEARLAQRLAEADVGLAELAVEERIIRAPISGRLALSDVEVGDTLSANSVLVSIDQSSSLVIEFELPERAVGLLAEAEDVLATTSTFTGRVFTASIISFDSRIDDVTRSVTVEALIDNADGLLWPGMTFAVRLTQESEPLPVVPSTAITWSREGSSVWIDAGGVAEQVPVTILYRQNDSAWISSDIARGAMVVTEGAHKLREGAAISTGAGERPRAAEGAGRNAEDDGAPEDDGAPEADAGTRPRDRENGQRGRNAGAEEADPSADATKPEDAT; this is encoded by the coding sequence ATGCGTAAGCTACTTACTCTTGTTGTCGCGCTGGCCATTCTGACGGGCGCTTATTCCTATTCCTTCGGCGTGCCTGCGCCGCTGCTTGCCATGGTTACGGGTACAGCAGATGGCCCGGCAGAGGCTGAAGAGACTGCCCCTGCCGCGCGTCCCGGTGGCGGGGGTGGGCCGGGCGGCCGCGGGGGTCGTGGGGGCCGTGGAGGCGGAGCAAACACCACAACCGTGGTGACCCAAGCGCTGGAAATGCGCCCCCATGAAAGCGTGATCAGCGCCGTTGGCACCGCCTCGGCTTTGCGCAGTGCGGAAGTTGTGTCTGACGTTGCGGGCACTGTGGTTGAGACCAATCTGATTGCCAACCGGGAGGTCACCGCGGGCGATGTTCTTGTGCGCCTCGATGCCCGCGCCGAGGTCTTGAACCTTGAAGTGGCCACCGCGCAACTGGAACAAGCCATCGCCACCGTTGCACGGTACGAGCGCTTGCAAGCCACCGGCACTTCCACTGTCACCGAAGTGAGCCTGTCCGAGGCCCGGTTGGCGCAACGGTTGGCCGAGGCGGATGTGGGGCTGGCGGAATTGGCCGTGGAAGAGCGGATCATTCGCGCGCCCATCAGCGGGCGTTTGGCGCTCAGCGATGTGGAGGTTGGCGACACGCTCAGCGCCAACAGCGTGCTGGTCAGCATCGACCAGTCGAGCTCGTTGGTGATTGAGTTTGAGCTTCCTGAGCGCGCCGTGGGGCTGTTGGCCGAGGCCGAGGACGTCCTCGCCACGACGTCTACATTCACTGGACGGGTGTTCACTGCCTCCATCATATCGTTCGACAGCCGCATTGATGACGTGACCCGCAGCGTCACGGTCGAGGCGTTGATCGACAACGCCGATGGCCTGTTGTGGCCCGGCATGACCTTCGCCGTGCGCCTGACGCAGGAAAGTGAGCCTTTGCCCGTTGTCCCTTCGACTGCCATCACATGGTCACGGGAGGGGTCGAGCGTTTGGATTGATGCGGGGGGCGTGGCCGAGCAGGTGCCGGTGACGATCCTGTATCGCCAGAACGACTCTGCCTGGATCAGCTCGGATATTGCCCGAGGGGCCATGGTCGTGACGGAAGGCGCCCACAAGCTGCGCGAAGGTGCGGCGATTTCGACGGGGGCTGGTGAGAGGCCTCGGGCGGCAGAAGGTGCTGGGAGGAATGCAGAGGACGATGGCGCGCCAGAGGACGATGGCGCGCCAGAGGCCGATGCGGGAACTCGCCCCCGTGACCGCGAAAACGGACAAAGGGGCCGAAATGCCGGGGCCGAAGAAGCGGACCCGAGCGCCGACGCCACCAAACCGGAAGACGCGACATGA